The following coding sequences are from one Rathayibacter sp. VKM Ac-2760 window:
- a CDS encoding ComF family protein, with protein sequence MLRDHLLDALAVLLPADCPACGLPATRTPCPDCARALAAEAHCTVRRLGPAGDPLDVVVGAPYSGVTRRLLLGLKEEGRVAAVRPLGALLRPALLRALDGAPAALVGPPGSWSRRLRRGLDPLELLVRSAGGRLERPLARTRLARDQVGLGRAERSANLDGAFRARRAMDGVEPVLLVDDVVTSGATLLELRRAVRAAGGAVRGAAALAGTRHRGSASS encoded by the coding sequence ATGCTGCGCGATCACCTGCTCGACGCCCTCGCCGTGCTGCTGCCGGCGGACTGCCCGGCCTGCGGCCTGCCCGCCACCCGCACGCCCTGCCCGGACTGCGCCCGTGCGCTCGCCGCGGAGGCGCACTGCACGGTCCGCCGCCTCGGCCCGGCCGGCGATCCGCTCGACGTGGTCGTCGGCGCGCCCTACTCCGGCGTGACTCGGCGCCTGCTCCTCGGGCTGAAGGAGGAGGGCCGGGTGGCCGCGGTGCGCCCGCTCGGCGCGCTGCTGCGGCCGGCGCTGCTGCGGGCCCTCGACGGCGCACCGGCGGCGCTGGTCGGCCCGCCCGGCTCCTGGTCGCGCCGCCTGCGCCGAGGCCTCGACCCGCTGGAGCTGCTGGTGCGCTCGGCCGGCGGGCGCCTCGAGCGGCCCCTGGCGCGCACCCGCCTCGCCCGCGACCAGGTCGGCCTCGGCCGGGCGGAGCGGAGCGCGAATCTCGACGGGGCGTTCCGCGCCAGGCGGGCGATGGACGGCGTCGAGCCGGTCCTCCTCGTCGACGACGTGGTCACCTCCGGAGCGACGCTGCTGGAGCTGCGGCGCGCCGTCCGCGCCGCCGGGGGAGCAGTGCGCGGCGCGGCGGCGCTGGCCGGCACGCGGCACCGGGGGAGCGCGTCTTCCTGA
- the raiA gene encoding ribosome-associated translation inhibitor RaiA, translating to MDIDITGRNMGITDRFRAYATEKSEKIAHLADRALALEIKASRHSEGKGAAAGDRVELTLIGKGPVVRAEASGADKYAAFDVALGRLLERVRRAKDRKKVHRGQHRPTSLRDAAADDFSVVAIQPADAAVLERLSTGVIPVQEEAAPEPVAADESDAEEPYCPVVIRKKVFPSVSMSVDDAVDYMELVGHDFYLFIDADTDRPSVVYRRKGWDYGVIGLGDEADAVPEQAAV from the coding sequence ATGGACATCGACATCACAGGCCGCAACATGGGCATCACCGATCGCTTCCGCGCCTACGCGACGGAGAAGTCGGAGAAGATCGCCCACCTCGCCGACCGGGCGCTCGCGCTCGAGATCAAGGCGAGCCGGCACAGCGAGGGCAAGGGCGCCGCCGCCGGCGACCGGGTCGAGCTCACGCTGATCGGCAAGGGGCCCGTGGTGCGGGCCGAGGCGAGCGGAGCCGACAAGTACGCCGCCTTCGACGTGGCCCTCGGGCGCCTGCTCGAACGGGTGCGGCGCGCCAAGGACCGGAAGAAGGTGCATCGGGGCCAGCATCGGCCGACCTCGCTGCGCGACGCGGCCGCCGACGACTTCAGCGTCGTCGCGATCCAGCCGGCCGACGCCGCCGTGCTGGAGCGCCTGAGCACGGGCGTGATCCCCGTGCAGGAGGAGGCCGCCCCGGAGCCCGTCGCCGCGGACGAGAGCGACGCGGAGGAGCCGTACTGCCCCGTCGTCATCCGCAAGAAGGTCTTCCCCTCCGTCTCGATGAGCGTCGACGACGCCGTCGACTACATGGAGCTGGTCGGCCACGACTTCTACCTCTTCATCGACGCGGACACCGACCGCCCGAGCGTCGTCTACCGCCGCAAGGGCTGGGACTACGGCGTGATCGGCCTCGGCGACGAGGCGGACGCCGTGCCGGAGCAGGCCGCGGTCTGA